The Astatotilapia calliptera chromosome 14, fAstCal1.2, whole genome shotgun sequence genome includes a region encoding these proteins:
- the LOC113036762 gene encoding extracellular calcium-sensing receptor-like: MHKSGDVVLGGLFPIHFFRSVPHLSFTSKPQQPTCHGFYELGFRLAQTMLFAIDEINRNSNLLPNVTLGYTFYDNCVELGIAFRAALSLVSGQEEKIILDDTCVGNPPVIGIVGDSSSTPSIAISSVLGLYRVPMVSYFATCSCLSGRQKYPSFFRTIPSDAFQVHAMINILKHFGWTWAGLLVSDDDYGFHAARALQSELSLSGEICLAYVEVLPWDKSTDEVRRIVNVMKKSTARVVIVFAHESRMIKLMEEVLRQNVTGLQWMASEAWTSATVLQTPQLMPYLGGTLGIAIRRGEIPGFREFLLQIRPDLYHNNSYGNSMVNQFWEFTFQCRFAPAPPGWLEGGGPLCTGQEELEKKDTEFLDISNLRSEYNVYKAVYAFAHSLDDMLYCKPGKGPFSEHSCATLQSLKPWQLVYYLERMNFTTPFGDQVSFDENGDALPIYDVMNWLWLPDGSTKVQNVGEVKRSAFKGEELILDDDKIFWNFDSKKPPRSVCSESCPPGTHMVRRKGEPECCFDCIPCSEGTVTNKSNSLGCTSCPEDFWSNSQRDYCVPKKTEFLSYHDPLGICLTATSLLGTFICAVVLGIFIYHRKTPIIRANNSELSFQLLLSLKLCFLCSLLFIGRPMMWTCQLRHAAFGISFVLCVSCILVKTMVVLAVFKASKPGGGASLKWFGPMQQRGTVLVFTSIQAAICTTWLVSSSPTPHKNTQYHNNKIVYECAVGSTVCFSVLLGYIGVLAFLSFLIAFLVRNLPDSFNEAKLITFSMLIFCAVWVAFVPAYISSPGNHADAVEAFAILASSFGLLVALFGPKCYIILIRPELNTRKALMGRDIV; this comes from the exons ATGCATAAGAGTGGGGATGTCGTTTTGGGTGGACTGTTTCCAATTCACTTTTTTAGAAGCGTTCCTCATCTGTCTTTTACCTCAAAGCCACAACAGCCTACATGCCATGG gttttatgAACTAGGATTTAGGCTGGCACAAACCATGCTTTTTGCTATTGATGAAATCAACAGAAATTCCAACCTGTTACCAAATGTGACTCTGGGATACACTTTTTATGATAACTGCGTTGAACTTGGAATTGCATTTCGTGCAGCATTGTCATTAGTCAGTGGTCAAGAGGAAAAAATTATATTGGATGATACATGTGTTGGAAATCCTCCAGTCATAGGGATTGTTGGTGATTCTTCCTCTACACCTTCTATTGCCATCTCCAGCGTCTTAGGTTTGTACAGAGTACCTATG GTGAGTTATTTTGCTACATGTTCCTGCCTGAGTGGCCGTCAAAAGTATCCATCCTTCTTTAGGACGATCCCAAGTGATGCTTTCCAG GTTCATGCTATGATTAACATTCTCAAACATTTTGGCTGGACTTGGGCAGGCCTGCTGGTCAGTGATGATGATTATGGATTTCATGCAGCAAGAGCCTTACAATCTGAGCTGAGTCTGTCTGGTGAAATTTGCCTTGCTTACGTTGAAGTTTTACCTTGGGACAAAAGCACAGATGAAGTCAGGAGGATCGTGAATGTCATGAAAAAATCCACAGCTCGAGTTGTCATTGTCTTTGCACATGAGAGTCGGATGATAAAGCTTATGGAAGAG GTACTAAGGCAAAATGTGACAGGCCTACAGTGGATGGCAAGTGAAGCCTGGACATCAGCTACTGTACTCCAAACCCCTCAGCTTATGCCATACCTGGGTGGTACACTGGGCATTGCTATTCGCCGAGGAGAAATACCAGGGTTCCGGGAGTTCCTGTTACAAATACGTCCTGACCTATATCACAACAATAGCTATGGGAATAGCATG GTGAATCAGTTTTGGGAATTCACATTTCAGTGCAGATTTGCTCCAGCTCCACCAGGCTGGTTGGAAGGTGGAGGTCCACTATGCACTGGACAGGAAGAActtgaaaaaaaagacactgaatTTTTGGACATTTCCAACCTCCGGTCTGAATACAATGTATACAAAGCTGTTTATGCTTTTGCACATTCTCTTGATGATATGCTGTATTGCAAGCCAGGAAAAGGGCCTTTCAGTGAACACAGCTGTGCCACATTGCAGTCACTGAAGCCATGGCAG CTTGTTTATTACTTGGAAAGGATGAACTTTACCACACCATTTGGTGATCAAGTGTCATTTGATGAGAATGGTGATGCATTGCCAATTTATGATGTGATGAACTGGTTGTGGCTCCCAGATGGAAGCACTAAAGTTCAGAATGTGGGTGAGGTTAAGAGATCAGCTTTCAAAGGTGAAGAACTCATACTTGATGACGACAAAATCTTCTGGAACTTTGATTCGAAAAAG CCACCTCGATCAGTATGTAGTGAGAGCTGTCCTCCTGGTACCCACATGGTGAGAAGGAAGGGGGAACCCGAATGCTGCTTTGACTGCATCCCTTGTTCTGAGGGAACAGTCACTAATAAGAGCA ACTCCTTGGGGTGCACCAGTTGTCCAGAGGATTTTTGGTCAAACTCCCAACGTGACTACTGCGTTCCTAAGAAGACAGAGTTCCTCTCCTACCACGACCCTCTGGGTATTTGTTTGACAGCAACCTCCTTACTGGGCACATTCATATGTGCTGTTGTTCTGGGGATCTTTATCTATCATCGCAAAACACCTATAATACGTGCCAACAATTCAGAACTTAGTTTCCAGCTATTACTGTCACTCAAgttgtgtttcctgtgttcACTTCTGTTCATTGGACGACCCATGATGTGGACATGCCAACTCAGACATGCAGCATTTGGGATCAGCTTTGTGCTGTGTGTCTCATGCATCCTGGTAAAAACCATGGTTGTTCTGGCTGTGTTCAAAGCCTCCAAGCCAGGAGGGGGAGCCAGTCTGAAGTGGTTTGGTCCTATGCAGCAGAGAGGAACAGTTTTGGTTTTCACATCTATTCAGGCAGCCATCTGCACTACGTGGCTTGTCTCTTCCTCTCCAACTCCACATAAAAACACCCAATATCACAATAACAAGATTGTTTATGAATGTGCTGTTGGttccactgtttgtttttcagtgttattgGGCTATATTGGTGTGCTAGCTTTCCTCAGTTTTCTTATTGCATTCCTGGTGAGGAATCTCCCTGATAGTTttaatgaggccaaactcatcACATTCAGCATGCTGATCTTCTGTGCTGTGTGGGTGGCCTTTGTTCCTGCTTATATCAGCTCACCAGGAAACCATGCAGATGCAGTGGAGGCATTTGCCATCCTGGCCTCAAGTTTTGGCCTGTTAGTTGCACTATTTGGACCCAAATGTTACATAATCCTGATAAGACCAGAACTGAACACAAGAAAAGCTTTAATGGGTCGTGACATtgta